The Electrophorus electricus isolate fEleEle1 chromosome 19, fEleEle1.pri, whole genome shotgun sequence genome has a segment encoding these proteins:
- the arf1 gene encoding ADP-ribosylation factor 1: protein MGNIFANLFKAFGKKEMRILMVGLDAAGKTTILYKLKLGEIVTTIPTIGFNVETVEYKNISFTVWDVGGQDKIRPLWRHYFQNTQGLIFVVDSNDRERVNEAREELMRMLAEDELREAVLLVFANKQDLPNAMNAAEITDKLGLHSLRHRNWYIQATCATSGDGLYEGLDWLSNQLKNQK, encoded by the exons ATGGGGAATATCTTTGCCAACCTCTTCAAAGCTTTTGGCAAGAAGGAAATGAGAATTCTGATGGTAGGCCTCGATGCCGCTGGCAAGACGACTATATTATATAAGCTGAAGCTCGGAGAAATTGTTACCACAATCCCAACCATTG GGTTTAATGTGGAGACGGTAGAGTACAAGAACATCAGCTTCACGGTCTGGGACGTGGGCGGTCAGGACAAGATTCGACCGTTATGGCGTCATTACTTTCAGAATACACAGG GTCTGATCTTTGTGGTGGACAGTAATGACCGAGAGCGCGTGAACGAAGCCCGAGAGGAACTGATGAGGATGCTGGCAGAGGACGAACTGCGGGAAGCCGTGCTGCTGGTGTTCGCCAACAAACAG GACCTGCCCAACGCCATGAACGCCGCGGAGATCACAGACAAGCTGGGCCTCCACTCTCTCCGCCACAGGAACTGGTACATCCAGGCCACCTGCGCCACCAGCGGAGACGGCCTGTACGAGGGCCTGGACTGGCTCTCCAACCAGCTCAAGAACCAGAAATGA
- the wnt3a gene encoding protein Wnt-3a, with amino-acid sequence MWVPLVRNFLRMIYLGCFLFLCGLARVMASYPIWWSLALHHQYTSLASQPIPCGSIPGLVPKQLRFCRNYLEVMPSVAQGVKIGIQECQHQFRGRRWNCTTVDGNLAIFGPVLDKATRESAFVHAIASAGVAFAVTRACAEGSATICGCDARRKAREEGWKWGGCSEDVEFGSMVSREFADARENRPDARSAMNRHNNEAGRISITDHMYLKCKCHGLSGSCEVKTCWWSQPDFRVIGDYMKDKYDSASEMVVEKHRESRGWVETLRPKYAFFKPPTETDLVYYEGSPNFCEPNPETGSFGTRDRVCNLTSHGIDGCDLLCCGRGHNTRTEERKEKCHCVFHWCCYVSCQACLRVYDVHTCK; translated from the exons GTCCCTGGCTCTGCACCACCAGTACACCTCCCTGGCCTCCCAGCCCATCCCCTGCGGCTCCATCCCAGGTCTGGTGCCTAAACAGCTGCGCTTCTGCCGGAACTACCTGGAGGTCATGCCCAGCGTGGCACAGGGGGTCAAGATCGGCATCCAGGAGTGCCAGCACCAGTTCCGTGGCCGGCGCTGGAACTGCACCACCGTCGACGGCAACCTGGCCATCTTCGGGCCCGTGCTGGATAAAG CCACGAGGGAGTCCGCGTTCGTTCACGCGATCGCGTCCGCGGGCGTAGCGTTCGCCGTGACGCGCGCGTGCGCGGAGGGCTCGGCCACCATCTGCGGCTGCGACGCGCGGAGGAAGGCGCGCGAGGAGGGCTGGAAGTGGGGCGGCTGCAGCGAGGACGTGGAGTTCGGCAGCATGGTCTCGCGAGAGTTCGCCGATGCCCGCGAGAACCGACCAGACGCCCGGTCCGCCATGAATCGCCATAACAACGAGGCCGGGAGAATA TCCATCACTGATCACATGTACTTGAAGTGTAAGTGTCACGGGCTGTCAGGCAGCTGTGAGGTGAAGACATGCTGGTGGTCTCAGCCGGACTTCCGCGTGATCGGAGACTACATGAAGGACAAGTACGACAGCGCCTCCGAGATGGTGGTGGAGAAGCACAGAGAGTCCCGCGGCTGGGTGGAGACCCTCCGACCGAAGTACGCCTTCTTCAAACCACCCACGGAGACGGACCTGGTGTACTACGAGGGCTCGCCCAATTTCTGCGAGCCCAACCCGGAGACAGGCTCATTCGGCACGCGCGACCGTGTCTGCAACCTGACGTCGCACGGCATCGACGGCTGCGACCTGTTGTGCTGCGGCCGTGGGCACAACACCCGCACGGAGGAGCGTAAGGAGAAGTGCCACTGCGTCTTCCACTGGTGCTGCTACGTCAGCTGCCAGGCGTGCCTGCGTGTTTACGACGTCCACACCTGCAAGTAA